In Pyrus communis chromosome 1, drPyrComm1.1, whole genome shotgun sequence, the following are encoded in one genomic region:
- the LOC137740924 gene encoding ras-related protein RABC1-like: MESAVVSNQAAEFDYLFKLLMIGDSGVGKSSLLLSFTSDSFEDLSPTIGVDFKVKYVTLGGKKLKLAIWDTAGQERFRTLTSSYYRGAQGIIMVYDVTRRETFTNLCDVWAKEIELYSTNQDCIKMLVGNKVDKESDRVVTKKEGINFARESGCLFIECSAKTRVNVQQCFEELVLKILDTPSLLAEGSKGVKKNNIFKEKLPQADASTSGCC; the protein is encoded by the exons atggagtcGGCGGTGGTTTCGAATCAAGCGGCGGAGTTCGATTACTTGTTCAAGCTCTTGATGATCGGCGACTCAGGCGTCGGCAAGAGCAGTCTTCTCCTCAGCTTCACCTCCGATTCCTTCGAAGACCTTTCGCCTACCATCG GTGTTGATTTTAAGGTCAAATATGTTACTCTCGGAGGCAAAAAACTCAAGCTTGCAATTTGGGATACAG CTGGTCAGGAGAGATTTAGAACCTTGACAAGTTCATATTACAGAGGTGCACAAGGAATCATTATGG TTTATGATGTAACAAGGCGAGAAACATTTACAAACCTTTGTGATGTATGGGCAAAAGAAATAGAACTCTACTCAACAAATCAAGACTGCATCAAGATGCTTGTTGGGAACAAAGTTGATAAG GAAAGTGACAGGGTTGTAACAAAGAAAGAGGGAATAAATTTCGCCAGGGAATCTGGGTGCCTCTTTATTGAATGCAGTGCTAAAACTCGAGTTAATGTGCAGCAGTGCTTTGAAGAGCTTGTTTTAAAG ATTCTGGATACTCCCAGTCTCTTAGCCGAGGGGTCTAAAGGGGTGAAGAAGAATAACATCTTTAAGGAGAAACTGCCGCAGGCTGACGCATCGACGAGCGGATGTTGCTGA
- the LOC137731864 gene encoding U-box domain-containing protein 26-like yields MKEQVEEMRIPHLFKCPISLDLFKDPVTLCTGQTYDRSSIEKWLSSGNLSCPVTMQKLHDPSMVPNHTLRHFINQWLEMDNQFDPHYLQTIDYLSSLKCGLKSRDEGTLESKVQVLKEIRAFSQLESPFRNNLLLQLGFLPLLLELVFGGGEAELKEKQKLHEECYYYIDFVEQALCCIITLLPLSEFESLNMLREENNLASFQALFANSTTSIRMSLCRLIEAASTSPETKGLCSMLGKNNQLLHQILAQLLHQNLNSEEDGDAEIKAVSALSSLEENREFLVEQGVVNGLTSYMISTVEGHKRNLAPLAVATLEKLLGLESAREAVISNPNGIQAVVKMVFRVSDDHGGSDSAVGSLIILCNDSLLAREEAISGGVLTQLLLLLQSQCSGQTKTKARMLLKLLRIKWSQEANQLL; encoded by the coding sequence ATGAAAGAACAAGTTGAAGAAATGAGAATTCCCCATCTGTTCAAATGCCCAATCAGTCTGGACTTGTTCAAAGATCCAGTCACTCTCTGCACAGGCCAAACCTACGACAGGTCGAGCATCGAAAAATGGCTTTCCTCAGGTAATCTCTCATGTCCTGTCACAATGCAGAAGCTTCACGATCCATCCATGGTGCCAAATCATACTCTTCGCCATTTCATCAATCAGTGGCTGGAGATGGACAACCAATTTGATCCTCATTACTTGCAGACAATTGATTATTTATCTTCACTCAAATGTGGCCTCAAATCTCGTGATGAGGGTACCTTAGAAAGCAAGGTTCAAGTGCTCAAAGAGATTCGAGCTTTCTCCCAGCTGGAATCGCCATTCAGAAATAATTTGTTGCTTCAGCTGGGATTCCTGCCTTTACTATTGGAGCTTGTGTTTGGAGGAGGAGAAGCCGAACTGAAAGAGAAACAGAAACTCCATGAAGAGTGCTACTACTATATAGATTTTGTGGAGCAAGCGCTTTGTTGCATCATAACACTGCTGCCTCTCAGCGAGTTCGAGTCACTCAATATGCTTAGAGAAGAGAATAACTTAGCATCCTTCCAAGCTTTATTCGCAAACAGCACCACCTCAATCAGGATGAGTTTGTGCCGTCTCATAGAGGCAGCATCAACGTCTCCAGAGACAAAAGGACTGTGTTCTATGTTGGGAAAGAACAACCAACTCTTGCATCAGATATTGGCTCAGCTGCTTCACCAGAACTTGAATTCGGAGGAGGATGGAGATGCTGAAATTAAAGCTGTATCAGCATTGTCTTCACTGGAAGAGAACAGAGAGTTTCTGGTCGAACAAGGCGTGGTGAATGGGCTCACTTCCTACATGATTTCTACTGTGGAAGGACACAAAAGAAACTTGGCACCGTTGGCAGTGGCCACGCTTGAGAAGCTTTTAGGACTAGAGAGTGCAAGAGAGGCAGTGATTAGTAATCCGAACGGCATTCAAGCTGTTGTTAAGATGGTTTTCAGGGTATCAGATGATCACGGAGGCAGTGATAGTGCCGTTGGCTCGCTCATAATTCTATGCAATGACTCTTTACTGGCACGGGAAGAAGCGATTAGTGGCGGAGTGTTGACTCAGTTGCTATTGCTTCTGCAGAGCCAGTGCAGTggtcaaacaaaaacaaaggcgAGAATGTTGCTCAAGCTCCTCAGAATCAAGTGGTCTCAGGAAGCAAACCAGCTTCTATAG